A portion of the Bombus pascuorum chromosome 8, iyBomPasc1.1, whole genome shotgun sequence genome contains these proteins:
- the LOC132909964 gene encoding syntaxin-16 has protein sequence MAMRNLTEPFILMRNNALQSKHIYAEQNLSDRMALVASDSGTSDNVELKNVNLESNAPPVWTDALEETQYILSRLRVKIDSLVELHAKQLTRPTLDDTSQEERQMEQLTREIGRAFSSGYHQVQTIKTAARHATGSVERQLAISAVMALSTALQELGLRYRSAQNHYLTQVKSREERSNQFFTEDQSIFLNNAAADTWLMESNETNSDSWDNREQQQQDSVLLQLEDPEDRMKLAIEREEQIGNIVQSIADLRHIFKDLASMVQDQGTILDRIDYNIEQTQVQVQEGYKQLRKADSYQRANKKLYCIVVLAGAIILVSFLFVVFKT, from the exons ATGGCCATGCGAAACTTAACAGaaccatttattttaatgcGAAATAATGCTTTACAAAGCAAGCACATATATGCCGAACAA AATTTGTCTGACCGAATGGCACTAGTGGCTTCGGATTCTGGTACCTCGGACAAcgtcgaattaaaaaatgttaatttggAAAGTAACGCACCACCTGTATGGACAGATGCCTTGGAGGAGACCCAATACATTTTAAGTAGATTGCGTGTCAAAATAGACAGCTTAGTAGAGCTACATGCTAAACAATTAACTAGGCCGACATTAGATGATACATCACAG GAAGAGAGACAAATGGAACAACTGACACGAGAAATAGGACGTGCATTTTCTAGTGGTTATCATCAAGTACAAACAATAAAAACTGCAGCAAGGCATGCTACTGGATCTGTGGAACGTCAATTAGCCATAAGCGCGGTAATGGCACTTTCAACAGCTTTACAAGAGCTGGGTCTTCGATACAGATCAGCTCAGAATCACTATTTAACAC AGGTAAAGTCAAGAGAAGAGCGGAGTAACCAATTTTTTACAGAAGATcagtcaatatttttaaataatgctGCAGCAGACACATGGTTAATGGAGTCAAACGAAACAAATTCAGATTCTTGGGATAATAgagaacaacaacaacaagaTTCTGTACTTTTACAATTGGAGGATCCTGAAGATAGAATGAAATTAGCCATAGAAAGAGAAGAACAGATTGGCAACATAGTTCAAAGTATAGCAGATCTCAGGCATATATTCAAA GATTTAGCAAGTATGGTGCAGGATCAAGGTACCATTTTGGATAGGATCGATTATAATATTGAACAGACACAGGTACAAGTACAGGAGGGTTACAAACAACTGAGAAAGGCAGACTCTTATCAAAGAgccaataaaaaattgtattgtatagTCGTGCTTGCAGGCGCCATTATTCTAGtcagttttctttttgtcgtatttaaaacatga